In one Spirosoma rigui genomic region, the following are encoded:
- a CDS encoding PAS domain-containing protein, producing the protein MTSSLKASTASEEVPFLLAILDQSPTPILAFEPLRNEQGIVHDFRVNFANGAALQLVGIPFSAMRASSLLQEYPSAGPFGLIHRLINTVESGQEIRDEIYIDYLGVWVDASVTPLGGGFVATLLDITARRQAETEREQQARRMEQVLNASMNGIITCESIRETLPDGKVGAVTDFRFLTANQVALQLLGLVEVPVGQTVLSLFPAPRAFMDTCIQVVETGISTRFETPYPVGNVAGWYDVAVVKLDDGFVLTFNDMTHLKRSEQFQQEQSRLLESVFNTSMNQILAIRAVRDPDGVITDFRIEAVNRAMVKTSGYTPEQLTGMSVHTLDTGLRTSGVFDQYVTACQTGVPQQGDFYYPAIDQWFNVSTARQDTDRLVVTLTNITDSQRAIRQIEQQAELVNSVLDGSINSIMAYKSLRDPETGAIVDFEVIIANKAAEAYLETMGADLIGKRLLELYPEEAEMGLMARYVATVETGRPFRTEAFYRESNTWIDLSGTKLGDGLVVTFTDVTMNKRAALELTRQAEFVSRLLDGSLNGVVSYDPVYDSSGGLVDLTILSANQAAEVYLGRSESDLVGKRLLDLYPRHVETGLFAMYERVLTTKQAERLETYLLDESGETWLDSLATPRDEEGLVISFMDITEWKKAQRQTDALVGELQKSNANLEQFAYIASHDLQEPLRKVMAFGDILQSQHAAELSETGVDMIRRMQSAVQRMQTLIQDLLMFSRVTSNNDEFRLIDLNVILADVVADLDTVIMKTGAAVTIDSLPSIKGNHMQLQQLFQNLLSNALKFIRPDTVPAVQITYRLVTNKELADLVASTLHRPAYHRFEVVDNGIGFDPQYTDQIFQLFQRLHTRSQYTGTGIGLSIVQKVVENHGGSIQAIGRPGVGASFVILLPA; encoded by the coding sequence ATGACATCTTCGCTGAAGGCATCGACTGCGTCGGAAGAAGTGCCTTTTTTACTGGCTATTCTGGACCAGTCGCCAACGCCCATTCTGGCGTTTGAGCCATTGCGTAATGAGCAGGGTATCGTTCACGACTTTCGGGTCAACTTCGCCAATGGGGCCGCCCTGCAGTTGGTGGGTATCCCGTTTTCGGCCATGCGGGCGTCATCATTGCTACAGGAATACCCCTCTGCCGGGCCGTTCGGGCTCATCCACCGGCTAATTAATACCGTTGAGTCAGGTCAGGAAATTCGCGATGAAATATACATCGACTACCTGGGGGTGTGGGTCGATGCGTCAGTAACCCCACTGGGTGGGGGTTTTGTAGCCACTCTGCTGGACATTACCGCCCGCAGGCAGGCCGAAACTGAACGGGAGCAGCAGGCCCGGCGTATGGAACAGGTATTGAACGCGTCCATGAACGGCATCATTACCTGCGAATCGATCCGGGAAACTTTACCGGATGGCAAGGTAGGGGCTGTTACGGACTTTCGCTTTTTAACCGCTAACCAGGTGGCTCTCCAATTGCTCGGTTTGGTAGAAGTTCCGGTTGGCCAAACGGTACTGTCGCTCTTTCCGGCACCCCGCGCCTTCATGGATACGTGCATACAGGTGGTTGAAACGGGGATATCCACGCGGTTTGAAACACCCTATCCAGTCGGTAACGTAGCGGGTTGGTATGACGTAGCGGTGGTAAAGCTGGACGATGGTTTCGTGCTCACCTTCAACGACATGACACACCTGAAACGGTCGGAGCAGTTTCAGCAGGAGCAGTCCCGCCTGCTCGAAAGTGTGTTCAATACGTCGATGAATCAGATTCTGGCGATTCGGGCGGTCCGGGACCCTGACGGCGTGATTACCGATTTCCGGATAGAAGCCGTCAACAGGGCCATGGTGAAGACATCCGGCTACACCCCCGAACAACTCACGGGGATGTCGGTCCATACACTCGATACGGGACTGAGGACATCAGGCGTTTTCGATCAGTACGTAACCGCATGCCAAACGGGTGTGCCCCAACAGGGAGATTTTTACTACCCGGCCATCGATCAGTGGTTCAACGTATCAACCGCCCGGCAGGATACCGACCGGCTGGTGGTTACCCTGACCAACATAACCGATAGCCAGCGGGCGATTCGCCAGATCGAACAGCAAGCCGAACTGGTAAACAGCGTGCTCGATGGATCCATTAACAGCATCATGGCTTATAAGTCGCTGCGCGATCCCGAAACCGGGGCAATCGTCGACTTTGAAGTGATCATTGCCAACAAGGCTGCTGAGGCCTATCTGGAAACGATGGGTGCCGACCTGATTGGCAAACGGCTACTGGAGCTCTATCCTGAGGAGGCCGAAATGGGCCTGATGGCCCGCTACGTAGCCACGGTTGAAACCGGCCGGCCGTTCCGCACAGAAGCCTTTTACCGCGAATCGAACACTTGGATCGATTTGTCGGGTACTAAACTGGGCGACGGTCTGGTCGTTACGTTTACCGACGTGACTATGAACAAGCGGGCCGCCCTTGAGCTAACCCGGCAGGCTGAGTTCGTGAGCCGGTTGCTCGACGGGTCGCTCAACGGCGTTGTGTCCTACGATCCCGTCTACGACAGCAGCGGTGGCTTGGTTGATCTAACGATCCTGTCGGCCAATCAGGCTGCCGAAGTGTATCTGGGACGATCCGAGAGCGACCTGGTTGGAAAACGGCTGCTTGACCTGTATCCCCGGCACGTAGAAACGGGTCTGTTTGCGATGTATGAGCGCGTACTGACAACCAAGCAGGCCGAGCGTCTGGAAACCTACCTGCTTGATGAAAGCGGAGAAACCTGGCTCGATTCGCTGGCTACCCCACGCGACGAGGAGGGGTTGGTGATATCCTTCATGGATATTACAGAGTGGAAAAAAGCGCAGCGCCAAACGGATGCGCTGGTGGGTGAGTTGCAGAAATCCAACGCCAATCTGGAGCAGTTTGCTTACATAGCCAGCCACGATTTACAGGAGCCGTTGCGTAAGGTTATGGCATTCGGCGATATTCTCCAGAGCCAGCATGCGGCCGAACTGAGCGAGACCGGTGTGGACATGATTCGTCGGATGCAATCGGCCGTCCAGCGAATGCAAACACTGATTCAGGATTTGCTCATGTTCTCGCGCGTGACCAGCAACAATGATGAGTTCAGGTTGATTGACCTGAATGTGATCCTGGCTGACGTTGTAGCCGACCTCGATACGGTCATTATGAAGACGGGTGCAGCCGTAACGATTGATAGTCTGCCCAGTATTAAAGGCAACCACATGCAGCTGCAGCAACTGTTTCAGAACCTGCTCAGCAATGCCCTGAAATTTATCCGTCCTGATACGGTTCCGGCCGTTCAGATAACATACCGCCTGGTTACGAATAAGGAGCTGGCGGATCTGGTAGCTAGTACGTTACATCGTCCAGCCTACCACCGCTTTGAGGTTGTGGACAACGGGATTGGTTTTGACCCGCAGTACACGGATCAGATCTTTCAGCTGTTTCAACGGCTACATACCCGATCGCAATACACGGGAACTGGTATCGGGTTATCGATTGTGCAAAAAGTTGTCGAAAATCATGGTGGCTCTATTCAGGCAATTGGCCGTCCGGGAGTGGGGGCCAGCTTCGTGATATTATTGCCTGCCTGA
- a CDS encoding response regulator has protein sequence MTILIADDDADDRMFLEQAMRQNGYDQEIRFVEDGEELMEYLKRQGRYNELNAPWPNMLILDLNMPRKNGFQALSEIKDDPKLRRLPVIVMTTSSADEDVVKTYNLGVNSFVTKPFNFNRLVEMVGTLKTYWMDTVKLP, from the coding sequence ATGACGATTTTGATTGCCGACGACGACGCTGATGATCGTATGTTCCTGGAGCAGGCTATGCGCCAGAACGGATACGATCAGGAGATCCGTTTCGTTGAAGATGGCGAGGAGTTGATGGAATACCTGAAACGGCAGGGACGGTATAACGAGCTGAATGCACCTTGGCCAAATATGCTTATTCTTGACCTGAACATGCCCCGCAAAAACGGGTTTCAGGCGCTCTCGGAGATAAAGGATGACCCAAAATTACGGCGGCTCCCGGTAATTGTCATGACTACATCGTCGGCCGATGAAGATGTGGTGAAAACGTATAATCTGGGCGTTAATTCATTCGTTACTAAGCCGTTCAACTTCAATCGATTGGTTGAGATGGTTGGAACGCTCAAGACCTACTGGATGGATACGGTTAAACTGCCCTAG
- a CDS encoding hybrid sensor histidine kinase/response regulator, translating into MNAVAPILDVAEKKVIIRVLLVEDDEDDYMLTRALVSAKENANIKLDWVDSYDRALVMIEANEHDVYLVDYRLGHHTGINLIQEAFQLGCRAPMILLTGQDDLTVDQSALELGAADYLVKGRIDAQLLGRSIRYALRQASVLAEVAQKENKYRSLFERSIDAIFVANNEMHFQDANPSVERLLGYNRDELRQLNPARLFADLNCLRELRFNVREHGQIKDFESVLITKNGRKRICLISVWAVDDVIGRPEWYQGIVRDVTDQKRAQQDLILAEKLTMTGKIARSIAHEVRNPLTNLSLALEQLKDELDTDSEYITMFTDIIGRNVDRIGQLITEMLNSSKPRELDRKRQDFNAIVKATLQLVADRIKLKRMRMETSFDPGDCRALLDSDQVKTALLNILVNAVEAMEEGKGVLTVKTGCTEDKRVYVEVADNGGGISDADRQRLFDPFFTGKSGGMGLGLTATQNIINSHKGSIEVDSLLGQGTTFRLYFPM; encoded by the coding sequence ATGAATGCAGTTGCTCCAATACTCGACGTTGCTGAGAAGAAAGTTATAATCCGCGTTTTGCTCGTAGAAGACGACGAGGACGATTACATGCTGACCAGGGCGCTGGTGTCAGCCAAAGAAAATGCGAATATCAAACTTGACTGGGTAGATAGCTACGATCGGGCGCTGGTGATGATCGAAGCCAACGAACATGATGTCTACCTGGTCGATTACCGGTTGGGTCACCACACGGGTATCAACCTGATTCAGGAAGCCTTTCAGCTTGGGTGCCGCGCGCCCATGATCCTCCTGACCGGCCAGGATGACCTGACAGTCGACCAGTCGGCGCTGGAACTTGGTGCGGCCGACTACCTGGTCAAAGGTCGTATTGATGCCCAACTGCTGGGTCGTAGTATTCGATATGCCCTTCGCCAGGCCAGCGTTCTGGCTGAGGTAGCTCAGAAAGAAAATAAATACCGCTCGCTGTTTGAGCGGTCTATCGATGCTATTTTCGTTGCCAACAACGAGATGCATTTCCAGGATGCCAATCCATCGGTGGAACGCCTGTTGGGCTACAACCGCGATGAACTCCGGCAGCTGAATCCCGCCCGCCTGTTTGCCGACCTGAACTGCCTGCGTGAACTCCGGTTCAACGTTCGTGAACATGGGCAGATCAAAGATTTTGAATCGGTACTGATTACCAAGAACGGCCGGAAACGTATCTGCCTTATTTCGGTGTGGGCAGTAGACGACGTCATTGGCCGACCTGAATGGTACCAGGGAATTGTGCGCGACGTAACCGACCAGAAACGGGCGCAGCAGGATCTGATCCTGGCCGAAAAACTGACTATGACGGGTAAAATTGCCCGGAGTATCGCCCACGAAGTCCGGAATCCGCTCACCAACCTGAGCCTGGCGCTGGAGCAGCTTAAAGACGAACTCGATACCGACAGTGAGTACATCACGATGTTTACCGACATCATTGGTCGTAACGTAGACCGGATCGGGCAGCTGATAACGGAGATGCTCAACTCGTCGAAACCCCGTGAACTGGACCGCAAGCGGCAGGATTTCAACGCGATCGTTAAAGCGACACTGCAACTGGTAGCCGATCGGATCAAACTGAAGCGAATGCGGATGGAAACGTCTTTCGATCCCGGCGATTGCCGCGCTCTGCTCGACAGCGATCAGGTTAAAACGGCCCTTCTTAATATCCTGGTCAATGCTGTTGAGGCAATGGAAGAAGGTAAGGGGGTTCTTACCGTGAAAACGGGCTGTACGGAAGACAAACGGGTGTATGTGGAGGTCGCCGATAATGGGGGCGGCATCAGCGATGCCGATCGGCAGCGTCTCTTTGATCCATTCTTCACCGGTAAATCGGGGGGAATGGGCCTCGGTCTGACCGCCACTCAAAATATTATCAATAGCCACAAAGGCTCCATTGAAGTCGACAGTCTGCTGGGACAGGGAACAACGTTCCGCCTGTATTTTCCCATGTAA
- a CDS encoding DUF2188 domain-containing protein encodes MMTTKLMWTNTHFPAAMRSLNTSTRAKAIEIANQLLEQGQLDPQRIITISVLEARRWARNGRAELEVVSSPLGSQSVRPFA; translated from the coding sequence ATGATGACGACCAAGCTTATGTGGACCAACACCCATTTTCCCGCAGCGATGCGTTCGCTTAACACCAGCACCCGGGCAAAGGCAATTGAAATTGCCAACCAGTTGCTGGAGCAGGGTCAGCTTGACCCGCAGCGTATAATCACTATCAGTGTGCTCGAAGCGCGCCGATGGGCACGTAACGGACGGGCTGAACTGGAGGTAGTATCCAGTCCGCTTGGCAGTCAATCAGTGCGCCCTTTTGCCTAA
- a CDS encoding four-helix bundle copper-binding protein: MIWKKNIYDSLTSCAALCDEFATECSRSEDIENWYRSIFLSLDCADMCRQLAMLYVRGSENTRLLAKACIEVCEKCAQEVSEFETQRCKQVYALCQQTILSCVSILDMTHQSDSSNSPAVTPATLFYGIDLRETLYN, translated from the coding sequence ATGATCTGGAAGAAAAATATCTACGACTCCCTGACATCGTGTGCTGCCCTGTGCGACGAGTTCGCTACCGAATGCTCCCGATCTGAAGATATTGAAAACTGGTACCGCAGTATTTTTCTGAGCCTTGACTGTGCCGACATGTGTCGTCAACTGGCTATGCTCTACGTTCGGGGTTCCGAGAACACGCGCTTACTGGCCAAAGCTTGCATCGAAGTGTGTGAGAAATGCGCTCAGGAAGTTAGTGAGTTCGAGACGCAGCGTTGCAAGCAGGTATATGCCCTGTGTCAGCAGACGATCCTGAGCTGCGTAAGTATTCTGGACATGACCCATCAGTCTGATTCATCAAATAGTCCTGCTGTTACACCTGCTACGTTGTTCTACGGCATCGACCTGCGCGAAACGCTTTATAATTAA
- a CDS encoding pyridoxamine 5'-phosphate oxidase family protein: MESKPQKNEQMEKVRDMVEDIRIAMMTTVDEQGNLVSRPMAALQFDEEGNVWFFTQRSSPKVDQIEQNEKRVNVAFASVSDADYVSISGTASEVDDRAKINELWNPQAKAWFPKGKDDPELTLLKVHTQMAEYWDSNDSTMVRLFQQAAAVVTGNPPKMGENEKVYN; the protein is encoded by the coding sequence ATGGAAAGTAAACCACAGAAAAACGAGCAAATGGAAAAAGTACGCGATATGGTTGAAGATATCCGCATCGCCATGATGACCACCGTCGATGAACAGGGTAATCTGGTTAGCCGGCCGATGGCTGCCCTGCAATTTGATGAGGAAGGCAATGTGTGGTTCTTTACCCAGCGTTCGTCGCCAAAGGTCGACCAGATTGAACAAAACGAGAAACGGGTCAACGTAGCCTTTGCCTCGGTTAGCGACGCCGATTATGTATCCATCTCGGGTACGGCCAGCGAAGTAGACGATCGGGCTAAAATCAACGAGTTGTGGAATCCCCAGGCCAAAGCCTGGTTTCCCAAAGGAAAGGATGATCCGGAGCTGACGCTTCTGAAAGTACACACCCAGATGGCAGAGTATTGGGACTCTAACGACAGCACAATGGTCCGGTTGTTTCAGCAGGCTGCAGCTGTTGTAACGGGTAACCCGCCAAAAATGGGTGAGAACGAAAAAGTATACAACTAG
- a CDS encoding DUF3891 family protein produces the protein MIVNQTDTGWEIINQQAHGLLAVQTAMRWQTEKRPAHWIETLIALTEHDDGQEPWEGRNHLTTAGAPLPFQIPEYSVEQCRNMIEIGLQKSRWNALMLSMHTTFLYGQKQGEDKELDAFLEQQTTNQTKWRKQYKASKADAAYAYDFVQWCDALSLVLCLGQVPPEGRRLEVSKGPDGLSYTILQRPDESLCMEPWPFDESVFSVHVETFQLNKLVFADDKELYNAIQDAPMVLREWVFRK, from the coding sequence ATGATTGTAAACCAAACAGATACCGGCTGGGAAATAATTAACCAGCAGGCCCACGGATTACTGGCCGTTCAGACCGCCATGCGCTGGCAAACCGAGAAACGACCGGCCCATTGGATTGAAACCCTCATTGCGCTGACGGAGCATGATGATGGACAGGAGCCGTGGGAAGGGCGGAACCACCTGACAACGGCTGGCGCGCCACTACCTTTTCAAATCCCGGAGTATTCGGTGGAGCAGTGCCGGAACATGATTGAGATCGGACTGCAGAAAAGCCGCTGGAATGCGCTCATGCTATCTATGCATACGACGTTTCTCTACGGTCAGAAACAGGGCGAAGACAAAGAACTGGACGCGTTTCTGGAGCAGCAGACAACGAACCAGACCAAGTGGCGTAAACAGTATAAGGCCTCAAAAGCCGATGCCGCTTACGCGTACGATTTCGTGCAGTGGTGTGATGCGCTGTCACTGGTACTCTGCCTGGGCCAGGTGCCTCCCGAAGGCCGCCGGCTGGAAGTGAGCAAGGGACCCGATGGGCTTTCGTATACTATTCTTCAGCGCCCTGACGAGAGTCTGTGCATGGAGCCGTGGCCCTTCGACGAATCCGTATTTTCGGTTCATGTTGAAACGTTCCAGTTGAACAAGCTGGTGTTTGCCGATGATAAAGAACTCTACAATGCCATACAGGATGCCCCTATGGTGCTGAGAGAATGGGTTTTCCGTAAATAA
- the glgX gene encoding glycogen debranching protein GlgX, whose product MSKAKKTALTLEQLQTKPGKPYPLGATYDGDGVNFALFSEHATAVYLCLYDATDPSVETVRIPLVEQTDLVWHIQIDNLHPGQLYGYRVDGPYDPKSGSFFNANKLLLDPYARAINAPINHNDSWLGYDYTNTSDERYLIKSEEDSGPSMPKSVVVDPNFDWEDDTAPAIPMHRSVIYEMHVKGFTYLHPTIDKSVRGTYAGLATTESIDYLKRLGITAVELLPVHQFTDESYWGYNSIGFFAPQNTYSSSGMDGQQVTEFKEMVKSLHKAGIEVILDVVYNHTAEGNHFGPMLSFQGIDNRAYYHQVGDSPEHYMDYTGTGNTFNLSHPRALQLVMDSLRYWVTDMHVDGFRFDLASALARTDEEVGRVSSFLDTVAQDPILAQVKLIAEPWDIQSYQVGGFPVRWSEWNGKYRDTLRGFWKGDEGKANETTLRLLGSPDLYSDGRSPANSVNLITAHDGFTLNDLVSYNDKHNEANGEDNRDGSNDNMSWNCGAEGPTDDPEINSLRERQKRNFLATMLLSQGTPMLVMGDECGRTQHGNNNGYNQDSEISWMNWDWDEKQQALFDFTSQLTALRRDIPLLSRRKFFGSEQVAFLRPDGQEMTSEDLNNPHTQCLALFIDGLRVEEQTEDGQDIGDEQLLWILNAYWGDISFMLPKIGRKTSSWEVVVDTNTGLLTPGWKDVKGGHEYVILGRTSALLRLR is encoded by the coding sequence ATGAGTAAAGCTAAGAAAACAGCGCTCACACTAGAGCAGCTACAAACAAAACCCGGTAAACCATATCCGTTAGGAGCAACCTACGACGGCGATGGTGTCAACTTTGCGCTTTTCAGCGAACATGCTACGGCCGTTTACCTCTGCCTGTACGATGCTACTGATCCATCCGTTGAGACGGTTCGTATACCCCTCGTGGAGCAGACTGACTTGGTATGGCACATTCAAATCGATAATCTGCATCCGGGACAGCTATATGGCTACCGGGTCGATGGTCCTTATGATCCCAAGTCCGGCAGTTTCTTCAACGCCAACAAACTCCTTCTCGATCCATACGCGCGGGCTATTAACGCCCCCATCAATCACAACGATAGCTGGTTAGGGTATGATTACACCAATACGTCTGATGAGCGGTACCTGATCAAAAGTGAGGAAGACAGCGGGCCATCCATGCCCAAGTCGGTCGTAGTTGATCCCAACTTTGACTGGGAAGATGATACAGCCCCGGCCATTCCTATGCACCGTTCGGTGATCTACGAAATGCACGTGAAGGGCTTCACCTACCTCCACCCTACCATCGACAAATCGGTGCGGGGTACCTACGCGGGTCTGGCCACGACCGAGAGCATTGATTATCTGAAACGGCTGGGTATAACCGCCGTTGAATTGCTGCCTGTGCACCAGTTTACCGATGAGAGCTACTGGGGCTACAACAGCATTGGTTTCTTTGCTCCCCAGAATACTTACTCCTCGTCGGGTATGGACGGTCAGCAGGTGACCGAGTTCAAGGAAATGGTAAAGAGCCTGCACAAGGCAGGGATCGAGGTCATTCTGGACGTTGTGTACAACCACACGGCTGAAGGCAACCATTTTGGACCGATGCTGTCTTTCCAGGGTATCGACAACCGGGCTTACTACCACCAGGTAGGCGACAGCCCAGAGCACTACATGGATTATACCGGTACGGGCAATACGTTCAACCTGAGCCATCCCCGCGCACTACAACTGGTGATGGACAGCCTCCGGTACTGGGTGACAGACATGCACGTAGATGGGTTCCGCTTTGATCTGGCCTCGGCGCTGGCACGTACCGATGAAGAGGTAGGCCGTGTATCGTCGTTCCTGGATACCGTAGCGCAGGATCCGATTCTGGCTCAGGTAAAACTTATTGCTGAGCCCTGGGACATTCAGTCTTACCAGGTAGGTGGCTTCCCCGTTCGGTGGTCCGAGTGGAACGGTAAATACCGGGATACGCTGCGTGGCTTCTGGAAAGGGGACGAAGGCAAAGCTAACGAAACAACCTTACGTCTGCTGGGCAGCCCTGACCTGTACAGCGACGGACGCTCGCCGGCTAACAGTGTAAACCTGATCACAGCGCACGACGGTTTCACGCTGAACGACCTGGTCAGCTACAACGACAAGCACAACGAGGCCAACGGCGAAGACAACCGCGACGGGTCTAACGATAACATGAGCTGGAACTGCGGTGCCGAAGGGCCAACCGATGATCCGGAAATCAACAGTCTCCGCGAACGCCAGAAGCGAAACTTCCTGGCCACTATGCTGCTAAGCCAGGGTACTCCCATGCTGGTTATGGGCGACGAGTGTGGCCGTACCCAGCACGGTAACAACAATGGTTACAACCAGGATAGTGAGATCAGCTGGATGAACTGGGACTGGGACGAAAAGCAGCAGGCCCTGTTCGACTTCACAAGCCAGCTGACAGCCCTGCGTCGGGACATTCCTTTGTTGAGCCGCCGTAAGTTCTTCGGTAGCGAGCAGGTTGCGTTCCTGCGTCCCGATGGGCAGGAGATGACTTCAGAAGATCTGAACAATCCGCATACGCAGTGCCTTGCGCTCTTCATTGATGGACTACGGGTGGAAGAACAGACGGAAGACGGGCAGGACATCGGCGATGAGCAGTTGCTATGGATCCTAAACGCCTACTGGGGAGACATTTCATTCATGCTACCCAAGATCGGCCGCAAAACGTCGTCGTGGGAAGTTGTGGTCGACACGAACACCGGCTTGCTAACACCGGGCTGGAAAGATGTCAAAGGCGGTCATGAGTACGTAATTCTAGGCCGTACGTCTGCGCTGCTCCGACTGCGCTAA
- a CDS encoding ferritin-like domain-containing protein: MNVKETRDEVLDQLNKLLTRNHEAERGYKEASENAKDAELKSLFMAQSRQRGEFAMELDREVRTLGGEPDGGTSIASDLHRAWINIKSTFASDDDKATVQECQRGDQEALDNYNSVLQETDLVASTRELLLRQKQSIESAHASMARLALVV; encoded by the coding sequence ATGAACGTTAAAGAGACAAGAGACGAAGTTCTGGATCAACTGAACAAATTGTTGACCCGTAACCACGAAGCTGAACGGGGCTATAAAGAAGCCTCAGAAAATGCAAAAGATGCGGAACTGAAGAGCTTGTTTATGGCACAATCGCGCCAGCGTGGCGAGTTTGCCATGGAACTGGATCGTGAAGTTCGCACCCTGGGTGGTGAGCCGGATGGTGGTACCAGTATTGCCTCGGATTTGCACCGCGCTTGGATCAATATTAAATCGACGTTCGCCAGCGATGACGACAAAGCAACGGTGCAGGAATGCCAGCGGGGCGATCAGGAAGCATTAGATAATTATAACTCCGTATTACAGGAGACGGACTTAGTTGCCAGTACGCGCGAATTGTTGCTGCGTCAAAAACAGAGCATCGAATCAGCTCACGCGTCGATGGCTCGTTTGGCCTTGGTAGTGTAG
- a CDS encoding DUF3140 domain-containing protein translates to MATATLDDQEKKAVQSEFDDVVNMTASAIEKWLDTDESKSVGQKKGGDDESIGHQSGERIIAILKKKKADLTDDDYVHMRKVVSYVKRHSAQKPKEVAGSNWEFSLKNWGHDPSKK, encoded by the coding sequence ATGGCAACGGCAACCCTCGACGATCAGGAAAAAAAGGCAGTGCAATCGGAATTCGACGATGTAGTCAATATGACTGCATCGGCTATTGAAAAATGGCTCGACACCGACGAATCGAAATCGGTTGGACAGAAGAAAGGTGGTGACGATGAATCAATTGGTCACCAGTCAGGTGAGCGAATCATCGCTATTCTGAAGAAGAAAAAAGCGGACCTGACAGACGATGACTACGTACATATGCGAAAAGTAGTCAGTTATGTCAAACGGCATAGTGCTCAGAAACCCAAAGAGGTAGCGGGCTCTAACTGGGAATTTTCCCTAAAAAACTGGGGCCATGACCCTAGTAAAAAATAA
- a CDS encoding hypervirulence associated TUDOR domain-containing protein yields the protein MATVKKGDEVVWKYGKGGAKGTVAEVHKEDFEKTVQGTKVKRKGSAEEPALLIEQKDKKKVVKSASEVSKK from the coding sequence ATGGCAACGGTGAAAAAAGGCGACGAGGTAGTGTGGAAATATGGTAAAGGGGGAGCTAAAGGCACCGTTGCCGAAGTCCATAAAGAAGACTTTGAAAAAACGGTTCAGGGTACGAAAGTGAAACGCAAAGGATCGGCGGAGGAACCTGCTTTACTTATCGAACAAAAGGATAAAAAGAAGGTCGTTAAATCGGCCAGCGAAGTGTCCAAAAAATAA
- a CDS encoding OmpA family protein — protein MKSQFNSIGKKSLIVLMAGSLLSADVLTSCQSIKNNTNKTQRGAGIGAGSGAVIGGVVGRRSGNTALGAILGATVGGAAGAVIGRRMDKQAEEMKRQMPNAQVERVGEGIKITFGSDILFDVDSYQLKPATKRELTEFAQTLNKYEDTDIRIEGHADATGSDSHNQTLSERRAKAVSSFLETQGVRSSRVDEKGYGEAQPVADNSTEAGRSKNRRVDIAVFANKQMQRDAKDGKLSN, from the coding sequence ATGAAAAGTCAGTTCAATTCGATCGGCAAAAAGTCGCTCATCGTGCTTATGGCCGGTAGTCTTTTGTCGGCAGATGTACTTACAAGTTGCCAGTCAATTAAAAACAATACGAATAAAACGCAGCGCGGTGCCGGCATTGGTGCCGGTAGTGGTGCAGTAATCGGTGGCGTTGTTGGACGCCGATCGGGCAACACAGCTTTAGGCGCTATTCTGGGTGCTACAGTTGGTGGCGCTGCCGGTGCCGTTATTGGTCGTCGGATGGATAAGCAAGCCGAAGAAATGAAACGCCAGATGCCAAACGCACAGGTTGAACGCGTTGGTGAAGGGATCAAAATTACGTTCGGCTCCGACATCCTGTTCGATGTCGACTCATATCAGTTGAAACCGGCTACCAAACGCGAACTAACGGAGTTTGCGCAAACGCTCAACAAATACGAAGATACCGACATCCGGATCGAAGGTCACGCCGACGCTACGGGATCGGACAGTCACAACCAGACCCTGTCGGAACGGCGTGCCAAGGCAGTATCCTCGTTCCTGGAAACACAGGGTGTGAGATCGTCGCGGGTCGATGAAAAAGGATATGGCGAAGCGCAACCGGTAGCTGACAACTCGACCGAAGCAGGTCGTAGTAAAAACCGCCGGGTTGACATTGCCGTGTTTGCCAACAAGCAAATGCAGCGTGACGCCAAAGATGGTAAACTTAGTAACTAA